The following proteins are co-located in the Sporosarcina pasteurii genome:
- a CDS encoding DUF2922 domain-containing protein, which produces MAKTLQLIFNTENGKSVTLTVDEPRADLTAPEVEAAMQAIIASSVFEVNDYPLESIKSARVVERDVTDLLSE; this is translated from the coding sequence ATGGCAAAGACTCTTCAATTGATTTTTAACACGGAAAACGGCAAGAGCGTCACACTGACTGTGGACGAGCCGCGTGCAGATTTGACGGCACCTGAAGTAGAGGCTGCGATGCAGGCAATCATTGCTTCTAGCGTGTTTGAAGTGAATGATTATCCGCTTGAATCTATTAAAAGCGCGCGTGTTGTTGAGCGTGATGTGACTGATTTGTTGAGTGAGTAA
- a CDS encoding DUF1659 domain-containing protein produces the protein MATIDFKDAVGKVYFNAGMTEDGKLIRKSKTYRNIAKDASADNLYNALEQLAQLSELPFIGAEKVETSFVWN, from the coding sequence ATGGCTACAATCGACTTTAAAGATGCAGTTGGTAAGGTGTATTTTAACGCCGGGATGACGGAGGATGGCAAGCTGATCCGTAAATCAAAGACATACCGCAACATTGCGAAAGATGCCAGCGCAGATAACTTGTACAACGCGCTTGAGCAACTTGCACAGCTTTCGGAATTACCGTTTATCGGTGCAGAGAAAGTAGAAACATCATTTGTGTGGAATTAA
- a CDS encoding DUF4956 domain-containing protein, whose product MINNLFQFNGLEGQPTIWMSVGAMALAALLSLIITKVYQITFTGERYSQAFVHTIMMMSIIVSVVMNVVSGNAGVAFGLFAVFSLIRFRSAVTNAKDIAYIFFGLCVGMTAGLFQFELAIVLTLFASLIFYILYKVDYGVGKDTQILRITVPENLNDENLFDDILADKTESYQLRQVETTNLGTMTLYTFAIRSKVDTKDRELLNVIRERNANLKVSLSYLETRD is encoded by the coding sequence ATGATCAACAACTTATTTCAATTTAATGGATTAGAGGGGCAACCCACAATTTGGATGAGCGTAGGCGCGATGGCGCTTGCAGCATTGCTTAGCTTAATTATTACGAAGGTGTACCAAATCACATTTACTGGAGAACGGTATTCACAAGCTTTTGTACATACAATTATGATGATGAGTATCATTGTATCTGTCGTCATGAACGTCGTCAGCGGGAATGCAGGTGTTGCGTTCGGTTTATTCGCAGTCTTCTCCCTTATTCGCTTTAGAAGTGCAGTGACGAATGCCAAAGATATTGCGTATATTTTCTTTGGGCTATGTGTGGGAATGACAGCTGGTTTATTTCAATTTGAACTCGCAATCGTTCTAACTTTATTCGCGAGTCTTATCTTCTATATTTTGTATAAAGTCGATTACGGTGTAGGAAAAGATACACAAATCTTAAGAATTACGGTTCCAGAAAACTTAAACGACGAAAATTTATTTGACGATATTCTTGCTGATAAAACAGAGAGCTATCAACTTCGCCAAGTTGAAACAACAAATCTTGGAACAATGACCTTATACACATTCGCAATCCGCAGCAAAGTTGACACGAAAGACCGTGAGCTGCTCAACGTCATTCGTGAGCGTAACGCCAATTTGAAAGTATCTCTATCTTATTTGGAAACGAGAGATTGA
- a CDS encoding polyphosphate polymerase domain-containing protein — protein sequence MKSYDNSEPTKWLLKIDRGDDVAIEIFSRREQKYLITRWQYEQLVERMMPHMRYDKYGINGKYTVTSLYFENDERDIYFETKNKLKYRQKLRLRVYDETDINGTAFFEVKQKHNNVVNKRRVVMPLAEAYRFLENGLDEELASYQSTNEQVLREIEYFKQFYQLHPEMIVSYYRQAFHGVTDPELRVTFDMDLKCRNGDLAVEHGAYGERFIDEDLVVLEVKVNDSVPLWLTRHLQDLNCEQRSASKFCTSTELLSGHHLPQNEWMETTTIGGRKSGNDQQLISI from the coding sequence ATGAAATCCTATGATAATAGTGAACCAACCAAATGGCTGTTAAAAATAGATAGAGGTGATGACGTGGCCATTGAAATTTTCAGTCGCCGGGAACAGAAATATTTAATTACAAGGTGGCAGTATGAACAACTCGTTGAAAGAATGATGCCGCATATGCGGTATGACAAATATGGGATAAACGGAAAATATACCGTAACGAGTTTGTATTTCGAAAATGATGAACGGGACATCTACTTTGAAACGAAGAACAAATTGAAATATCGTCAAAAACTGAGGCTTCGTGTCTACGATGAGACAGATATTAACGGAACTGCGTTTTTTGAAGTGAAGCAAAAGCATAACAACGTCGTCAATAAGAGACGGGTTGTCATGCCGTTAGCGGAAGCCTATCGATTCTTAGAGAATGGATTGGATGAAGAACTAGCTTCCTATCAATCAACAAATGAACAAGTGCTACGAGAGATTGAATATTTTAAGCAGTTTTATCAGTTACACCCCGAAATGATCGTCAGCTATTATCGACAAGCATTTCACGGCGTGACCGACCCCGAACTACGTGTCACTTTCGACATGGATTTAAAGTGTAGGAATGGTGATTTGGCCGTTGAACATGGTGCATATGGGGAACGATTTATTGATGAAGACCTTGTCGTACTTGAAGTTAAAGTAAATGACAGTGTTCCATTATGGCTTACCCGCCATTTACAAGACTTAAATTGCGAACAAAGAAGTGCTTCAAAGTTTTGCACGAGTACGGAATTATTAAGCGGACATCACTTACCACAAAATGAGTGGATGGAAACAACAACAATTGGAGGCAGGAAAAGTGGAAATGATCAACAACTTATTTCAATTTAA
- a CDS encoding helix-turn-helix domain-containing protein produces MNYLTEYQSFANKYELNEAIASHLNDHRHQLNDTDHNVLTMLSRYAVKFPGVAHLKVGTIAKALNKSDRTVRRSVEKLEQLQMLKRQAFSREKTGGQGANLYIFLPYKQTGLPDTKVEQAEITEQNHEENHTFVEEPMIPITLYTRFKNLIKSYAGENNEGLASKLYGIYRVHTSRLMKFEIHANKGELLKTIAIQAIRVLFQATKRKNIHNLIGYYDGIFRELTDKALFAEAFMDYEEPMEVKIP; encoded by the coding sequence ATGAACTATTTAACGGAGTACCAATCATTCGCAAATAAATATGAACTCAATGAGGCAATCGCATCGCATTTAAATGACCACAGACACCAATTGAACGATACGGATCACAACGTACTGACAATGTTAAGCCGTTATGCAGTAAAATTTCCAGGCGTTGCGCACTTAAAAGTAGGCACGATTGCGAAGGCACTTAATAAATCAGACCGCACTGTTCGCCGCTCCGTCGAGAAATTGGAGCAATTACAGATGCTTAAAAGACAGGCATTTTCACGCGAGAAAACAGGTGGACAAGGGGCCAATCTTTATATTTTTTTACCTTACAAACAAACAGGTCTTCCTGATACGAAGGTAGAGCAAGCGGAAATAACCGAACAGAATCATGAAGAAAATCATACTTTCGTTGAAGAGCCAATGATTCCAATTACACTTTACACAAGGTTCAAGAATTTGATAAAATCCTACGCGGGAGAAAATAATGAAGGCCTTGCCAGCAAACTTTACGGCATTTATCGTGTACACACCTCAAGACTAATGAAATTTGAGATTCACGCGAATAAAGGTGAACTTTTAAAAACAATTGCGATCCAAGCAATTCGTGTCTTGTTCCAAGCGACCAAGAGAAAAAATATCCATAACTTAATTGGCTATTACGATGGCATCTTCCGTGAATTAACCGACAAAGCTTTATTTGCGGAGGCTTTTATGGATTATGAGGAGCCGATGGAAGTGAAAATCCCATAA